A window of the Acipenser ruthenus chromosome 30, fAciRut3.2 maternal haplotype, whole genome shotgun sequence genome harbors these coding sequences:
- the LOC117428595 gene encoding olfactomedin-like protein 3A, which produces MALRALCLLAALTLACAQHQPLMEYIERRILSIEDRISAWHDNTNRYAVELREFKQQIVALMETLEKERQGLRNELDNTNTRVERMERELDFLETQNHAPPCVEVDDKLVEQQVKKVKEKNKVKYERLTDCRDMISSIKSMKILKRLGGATGVWAKDPVAQSGEIYVFNNSSGDTLHHFKTVRDFTASAGTSRAKKIKLPFPWGGAGHTIYDGHVYYVKEGQDFQVIKYDLKNETVVDSVVFPAEEQVPVYGLSPETFIDLAVDEEGLWAIYATKENEKNICLAKMDPKTLAIEEMWDTPCPRENAEAAFVICGTVYVVYNTKLPSRSRVQCVFDVSDMVTNDDAPLVYFPRRYSSHASLKYNPRERQIYAWDDGYQILYKLVLKKKLEV; this is translated from the exons ATGGCACTCCGAGCACTGTGTCTCCTTGCTGCCCTCACCCTGGCCTGTGCCCAGCACCAACCTCTGATGGAATACATTGAGAGAAGGATTCTCTCAATAGAG GACCGCATCTCTGCGTGGCACGACAACACGAACCGTTACGCCGTGGAGCTGCGTGAGTTCAAGCAGCAGATCGTGGCCCTGATGGAGACCCTCGAGAAGGAGCGGCAGGGACTGCGCAACGAGCTGGACAACACCAACACGCGCGTGGAGCGCATGGAGCGAGAGCTGGACTTCCTGGAGACGCAGAACCACGCCCCGCCCTGCGTGGAAGTGGACGACAAGCTGGTGGAGCAGCAGGTCAAAAAGGTGAAGGAGAAGAACAAGGTGAAGTACGAGAGGCTCACAG acTGCAGGGACATGATATCCAGCATCAAGTCTATGAAGATCCTGAAGAGGCTCGGTGGTGCGACGGGTGTGTGGGCCAAAGACCCGGTCGCACAGTCGGGGGAGATCTACGTCTTCAACAACTCTTCCGGGGACACGCTGCACCATTTCAAAACGGTGCGCGACTTCACGGCTTCTGCAGGAACCTCGCGGGCCAAGAAGATCAAGCTGCCCTTCCCCTGGGGCGGCGCGGGACACACCATCTACGACGGGCACGTCTACTACGTGAAAGAGGGGCAGGACTTCCAGGTCATCAAGTACGACCTGAAGAACGAGACCGTGGTGGACAGCGTCGTCTTCCCGGCGGAGGAGCAGGTCCCCGTCTACGGGCTTTCCCCCGAGACCTTCATCGACCTGGCCGTGGATGAGGAAGGACTCTGGGCCATCTACGCCACCAAGGAGAACGAGAAGAACATCTGCCTGGCCAAGATGGACCCCAAGACGCTGGCTATCGAGGAGATGTGGGACACGCCCTGCCCCCGGGAGAACGCTGAGGCGGCCTTCGTCATCTGTGGCACGGTGTACGTGGTCTACAACACCAAGCTGCCCAGCCGCTCGCGGGTCCAGTGTGTCTTCGACGTCAGCGACATGGTTACCAACGACGACGCCCCTTTGGTCTACTTCCCCAGACGCTACAGCTCCCACGCCAGCCTCAAGTACAACCCCCGGGAGAGGCAGATCTACGCCTGGGATGACGGCTATCAGATTCTCTACAAGCTTGTCCTGAAGAAGAAGCTGGAGGTGTGA